One part of the Vitis riparia cultivar Riparia Gloire de Montpellier isolate 1030 chromosome 6, EGFV_Vit.rip_1.0, whole genome shotgun sequence genome encodes these proteins:
- the LOC117915892 gene encoding LOB domain-containing protein 12, with translation MGGSSPCASCKLLRRRCAKDCIFAPYFPSDDPHKFAIVHKVFGASNVSKMLQELPVHQRVDAVSSLVYEANARVRDPVYGCVGAISYLQNQVSQLQMQLAVAQTEILCIQMQQEEPALPTQMDQDEKSLLLSNNSFNNLQHYLSFASSSNVIQDPLKRESLWT, from the exons ATGGGCGGATCTTCTCCCTGCGCTTCCTGCAAGTTGTTGAGACGCCGCTGCGCCAAGGACTGCATCTTTGCTCCTTACTTCCCTTCCGATGACCCTCACAAATTTGCCATTGTTCACAAGGTTTTCGGTGCTAGCAATGTCAGCAAAATGTTGCAG GAGCTTCCCGTTCACCAGAGGGTAGATGCAGTGAGCAGTTTAGTTTATGAAGCAAATGCAAGAGTGCGAGACCCGGTTTATGGATGTGTTGGGGCGATTTCTTACTTGCAGAATCAAGTATCTCAGCTACAAATGCAGCTGGCAGTGGCTCAAACCGAGATACTTTGCATCCAGATGCAGCAAGAGGAGCCTGCCTTACCAACTCAGATGGATCAAGATGAGAAATCGCTTCTTCTATCCAATAACAGCTTCAACAACCTTCAACACTACCTCAGCTTTGCTTCTTCCAGCAATGTAATCCAAGATCCTCTAAAGAGAGAGTCTCTTTGGACCTAG